A genomic region of Dunckerocampus dactyliophorus isolate RoL2022-P2 chromosome 8, RoL_Ddac_1.1, whole genome shotgun sequence contains the following coding sequences:
- the LOC129186106 gene encoding piggyBac transposable element-derived protein 4-like: MNRCFAAEEVRGLVMEDGEDFSDASDQDFIPDFRSDESEDELEEHESPDDDDDDDDEEEEGEQNEKVVDVSKNWRSKNGKIMWSATHDVARHYIPPAIPLPGPTCYATARISSPESAFNLFFTEDMINLIVEMTNIQGNRAKSGWTAMTAQEMRTYLGLLILSGLYKSRHEATSSLWNKTTGRTFFAEAMGHTRFVHINRMLRFDDNLRKTQPHNETKMSPILELWRKWNSLLPRLFNLGRDVCIDEQLIAFKGRCSFRQYMPSKPAKYGLKIWALCDVNTAYAWKLDVYTGKPLGGRREKNLAMQVVLRLCDSLEGHTLTTDNFFTSFTLADELKKKKMSLVGTLRKNKAEIPLQLLKHQDRALLSSLFAFTKDKCLVSYYPKKGKNVLMLSTKHREAQVEDSSKKKPQIILDYNRCKGAVDHLDQACATYSVRRRAQRWPMCLFYHMVDVSCYNAFVLFTEINPDWNPGKLNKRRLFLEELGMALIEPEMLRRGPLKTQGLQTAEATPGPAPKRKQCGLCDNPLRACNVCSKCGISVCRKHMRPICMNC; encoded by the exons ATGAATCGATGCTTCGCAGCCGAAGAAGTTCGAGGATTGGTCATGGAGGATGGAGAGGATTTTTCCGATGCCTCTGATCAGGATTTTATCCCTGACTTTCGGTCCGATGAGTCGGAAGATGAGTTGGAGGAGCACGAAAGTCcggatgatgatgacgacgacgacgacgaggaggaggagggcgagCAGAACGAGAAGGTAGTTGATGTGTCGAAGAATTGGAGatcaaaaaatggcaaaattatgTGGTCAGCTACTCACGATGTTGCCAGACATTACATCCCCCCGGCCATTCCATTGCCGGGTCCAACATGCTACGCCACAGCCAGGATCAGCAGCCCCGAGTCGgctttcaatttgttttttacCGAGGACATGATCAATCTTATTGTTGAGATGACAAATATACAAGGAAACCGTGCGAAGTCTGGGTGGACGGCGATGACCGCGCAAGAGATGAGGACCTATTTAGGGCTTTTGATCCTGTCTGGATTATATAAATCAAGACACGAGGCAACAAGCAGCCTGTGGAACAAGACAACTGGTCGCACATTTTTTGCAGAGGCAATGGGGCATACCAGATTTGTGCATATAAATAGGATGTTGCGATTTGATGACAACCTACGGAAGACACAGCCACATAATGAAACGAAGATGTCGCCTATTCTGGAACTGTGGAGGAAGTGGAACAGCCTTCTGCCCCGCTTGTTCAATCTTGGCAGGGACGTCTGTATTGATGAGCAGCTCATTGCATTCAAGGGCCGCTGCTCCTTCCGGCAGTACATGCCCTCAAAGCCGGCCAAATATGGCCTTAAAATCTGGGCATTATGCGATGTCAACACCGCATATGCCTGGAAACTTGATGTCTACACAGGCAAGCCACTTGGGGGACGGCGGGAGAAAAACCTGGCCATGCAGGTAGTGTTAAGGTTGTGTGATTCTCTTGAGGGTCACACCCTCACAACTGataatttttttacatcattcacCCTGGCtgatgaactaaaaaaaaaaaaaatgtccttggTTGGAACACTAAGGAAAAACAAGGCCGAAATTCCTCTGCAGCTCCTCAAGCATCAAGACAGAGCACTCCTTTCAAGCCTCTTTGCTTTCACCAAAGACAAGTGTTTGGTCTCTTACTACCCAAAAAAAGGCAAGAACGTGCTTATGCTTAGCACAAAGCACAGGGAAGCGCAAGTTGAGGACAGCAGCAAGAAAAAACCTCAAATTATTCTTGACTACAACAGGTGCAAAGGAGCTGTAGACCACCTGGACCAG GCGTGTGCCACCTACTCTGTTCGCCGGCGGGCACAGAGATGGCCAATGTGCCTGTTTTATCACATGGTGGACGTGTCGTGCTATAATGCTTTCGTGCTCTTCACTGAAATCAACCCGGATTGGAACCCAGGAAAGCTGAACAAGCGGAGACTTTTCCTTGAAGAACTTGGTATGGCACTTATTGAGCCAGAAATGTTGCGCAGAGGGCCACTAAAAACCCAAGGCTTGCAGACTGCAGAGGCCACACCTGGACCTGCACCAAAGAGAAAGCAGTGTGGACTTTGTGACAACCCACTGAGAGCGTGCAATGTCTGCTCTAAATGCGGCATATCAGTCTGCCGAAAGCACATGAGGCCGATTTGCATGAATtgttag